The Chloroflexia bacterium SDU3-3 genome has a segment encoding these proteins:
- a CDS encoding phosphoribosylanthranilate isomerase, with protein MRTEGIVKICGVRTIEHALAAAQAGADMIGLVFAPSRRQISPEQAAQIASDLRASGVAVPLLVGLFVNAAPEEIARTAQLCGLDLIQLSGDERPDVLAQLPPLPVLKSLRLADDHGEAAWLDLSPEYFTPLVDAHVPGSYGGTGAMANWQRAATLARIRPIMLAGGLSPANVAQAIALVQPWAVDVSSGVEQDGQKSSELIRSFVSNARQAAWQAQP; from the coding sequence ATGCGAACCGAGGGCATCGTCAAAATCTGTGGAGTGCGCACCATCGAGCACGCGCTGGCCGCCGCCCAGGCCGGGGCCGACATGATCGGGCTGGTCTTCGCGCCCTCGCGGCGGCAGATCAGCCCCGAGCAGGCCGCCCAGATCGCCAGCGACCTGCGGGCCAGCGGCGTGGCTGTGCCGCTGCTGGTGGGCCTGTTCGTCAATGCCGCGCCCGAGGAGATCGCCCGCACGGCCCAGCTGTGCGGCCTCGACCTCATCCAGCTGAGCGGCGACGAGCGGCCCGACGTGCTGGCCCAGCTGCCGCCGCTGCCCGTGCTCAAGTCGCTGCGGCTGGCCGATGACCACGGCGAGGCCGCATGGCTCGATCTGTCGCCCGAATACTTCACGCCGCTAGTGGATGCCCACGTGCCGGGCAGCTACGGCGGCACCGGCGCAATGGCTAACTGGCAGCGCGCGGCGACGCTGGCGCGCATCCGCCCGATCATGCTGGCCGGGGGGCTTTCGCCCGCCAACGTGGCCCAGGCGATCGCCCTGGTGCAGCCCTGGGCCGTGGATGTGAGCAGCGGTGTCGAGCAGGATGGCCAGAAGAGCAGCGAGCTGATCCGCAGCTTTGTGTCCAACGCGCGGCAGGCCGCCTGGCAGGCTCAGCCGTGA
- a CDS encoding glycosyltransferase family 1 protein has protein sequence MRVAMLCAHSSPLASLGGKEAGGMNVYVRELSRELGRAGVAVDIFTRTQDERVPLKVDIEPGVRVVHLRAGPPVPYDKNWLIEHMPEFVSRARCFAEGEDLSYDVIHSHYWLSGLAAMELRRAWGAPMVHMFHTLGALKNRVARSDEERETVRRVEIERRISAEADALVAATSRDRADLVWHTGAECAKVHTIPCGVDLRRFKPRSLGQAREALGLPPAPHRLVLLVGRIEPLKGIDALIEAVAMLHQRHPAWRETLHALVVGGGGEGERRQWNAEQRRLHALRARLGVEQAVRFAGAQPQDRLPLYYASADIVTMPSHYESFGMAALEGLACGRPVVATSAGGPALIVEDGVSGLHTPPDDPAALADRLERLLLDADMREAMARAARERATQYGWSSVAGEILSVYRSQLERLAQRVA, from the coding sequence ATGCGAGTTGCGATGCTGTGCGCCCACTCTAGCCCCCTGGCGAGCCTGGGCGGCAAAGAGGCGGGCGGGATGAATGTGTATGTGCGCGAGCTGAGCCGCGAGCTTGGCCGCGCCGGGGTGGCGGTGGATATCTTCACCCGCACGCAGGATGAGCGGGTGCCGCTGAAGGTGGACATCGAGCCGGGGGTGCGCGTGGTGCACCTGCGCGCCGGCCCGCCGGTGCCCTACGACAAGAACTGGCTGATCGAGCACATGCCCGAGTTCGTGAGCCGCGCCCGCTGCTTCGCCGAGGGTGAGGATCTGAGCTACGACGTGATCCACAGCCACTACTGGCTCTCGGGGCTGGCGGCCATGGAGCTGCGGCGGGCCTGGGGCGCGCCGATGGTGCATATGTTCCACACCCTCGGGGCGCTGAAGAACCGTGTGGCCCGCAGCGACGAGGAGCGCGAGACGGTGCGGCGGGTCGAGATCGAGCGGCGGATCTCCGCCGAGGCCGACGCGCTGGTGGCGGCCACCTCGCGCGACCGCGCCGACCTGGTGTGGCACACCGGGGCCGAGTGCGCCAAGGTGCACACCATCCCCTGCGGGGTGGATCTGCGGCGCTTCAAGCCGCGCTCGCTGGGCCAGGCCCGCGAGGCCCTGGGCCTGCCGCCCGCGCCGCACCGCCTGGTGCTGCTGGTGGGCCGCATCGAGCCGCTGAAGGGCATTGACGCGCTGATCGAGGCGGTGGCCATGCTGCACCAGCGCCACCCTGCGTGGCGCGAGACGCTGCACGCGCTGGTGGTGGGCGGTGGCGGCGAGGGCGAGCGCCGCCAGTGGAACGCCGAGCAGCGCCGCCTGCACGCCCTGCGCGCGCGCCTGGGGGTCGAGCAGGCGGTGCGCTTCGCGGGCGCGCAGCCGCAGGACCGACTGCCGCTCTACTATGCATCCGCCGATATCGTGACCATGCCCTCGCACTACGAGTCGTTTGGCATGGCCGCGCTGGAGGGGCTGGCCTGCGGGCGGCCTGTGGTGGCCACCAGCGCTGGCGGCCCCGCCCTGATTGTGGAGGATGGGGTGAGCGGCCTGCACACCCCGCCCGACGACCCCGCCGCCCTGGCGGATCGCCTGGAGCGGCTGCTGCTGGATGCCGACATGCGCGAGGCCATGGCCCGGGCCGCACGCGAGCGGGCCACGCAGTACGGCTGGTCAAGCGTCGCAGGCGAGATCCTGAGCGTCTACCGATCCCAGCTTGAGCGGCTGGCGCAGCGCGTGGCGTAG
- a CDS encoding RluA family pseudouridine synthase has protein sequence MVGAGDAGQPVGELAARLLGDPARAAVVQAHGGLWLGRERVLDAARPAPEGELLTISQPPDGRYAQAAITPEQVLYEDADLIVIDKPAGAYVEATPWDVGGHLLAAVGQLLARRDGAAPPLHLAHRLDRDTSGALVFSKNPEVNPRLQATFAHGEAHKQYLCRCQGAPAQDAYDLSTGHGRGAKGRFRVYPAEEVGRELPQGGGTVKAMRTRLEVLRRDGDSALVRALPATGRTHQIRLHMAHAGHPLLGDTKYGGPAAWRDQPLPYHLLHAELLRMPHPRTGQPLEIAAAPVWWG, from the coding sequence GTGGTGGGCGCGGGCGACGCTGGCCAGCCCGTGGGCGAGCTGGCGGCGCGGCTGCTGGGCGACCCGGCCCGCGCCGCCGTGGTGCAGGCCCACGGCGGCCTGTGGCTGGGCCGCGAGCGCGTGCTGGATGCGGCCCGCCCCGCCCCCGAGGGCGAGCTGCTCACCATCAGCCAGCCGCCCGATGGACGCTACGCCCAGGCGGCGATCACGCCCGAGCAGGTGCTGTACGAGGACGCCGACCTGATCGTAATCGATAAGCCCGCCGGGGCCTATGTGGAGGCCACGCCGTGGGATGTGGGCGGGCACCTGCTGGCCGCCGTAGGCCAGCTGCTGGCCCGGCGCGATGGCGCAGCACCGCCGCTGCACCTAGCCCACCGGCTCGACCGCGACACCAGCGGCGCGCTGGTGTTCTCGAAAAACCCCGAGGTAAACCCGCGCCTGCAGGCCACCTTCGCCCACGGCGAGGCCCACAAGCAGTACCTCTGCCGCTGCCAGGGCGCGCCCGCCCAGGATGCCTACGACCTCTCCACCGGCCACGGGCGCGGCGCGAAGGGCCGCTTCCGTGTCTACCCCGCCGAGGAGGTGGGCCGCGAGCTGCCGCAGGGCGGCGGCACCGTGAAGGCCATGCGCACCCGCCTGGAGGTGCTGCGCCGCGATGGCGACAGCGCGCTGGTGCGGGCCTTGCCCGCCACTGGCCGCACCCACCAGATCCGCCTGCACATGGCCCACGCGGGCCACCCGCTGCTGGGCGACACCAAGTACGGCGGCCCGGCGGCCTGGCGCGACCAGCCGCTGCCCTACCACCTGCTGCACGCCGAGCTGCTGCGCATGCCACACCCGCGCACCGGCCAGCCCTTGGAGATCGCCGCCGCGCCTGTGTGGTGGGGCTAG
- a CDS encoding GNAT family N-acetyltransferase, with amino-acid sequence MTHPALPSLHIRPAAPSDATALRGLLQSVDLLTDDLITPRSHYWLAEDGGGQLYGSAGIECGARAAIMRSVAVAPGQRGGSLGARLAGYAIGFARRLGYPALYCFSTRAGAYWQRMGFVGVPIAELAIALADVPQVRRFQAIGKLQQETAWRLDL; translated from the coding sequence ATGACACACCCAGCCCTTCCCAGCCTGCACATCCGTCCCGCCGCTCCCAGCGATGCAACGGCGCTGCGCGGCCTGCTCCAGTCTGTCGATCTGCTCACCGACGATCTGATCACCCCGCGATCGCACTACTGGCTGGCCGAGGACGGCGGGGGCCAGCTCTACGGCTCGGCAGGGATCGAGTGCGGCGCGCGGGCGGCGATCATGCGCAGCGTGGCGGTGGCCCCAGGCCAGCGCGGCGGCAGCCTGGGCGCGCGGCTGGCGGGCTACGCCATCGGCTTCGCGCGGCGGCTGGGCTACCCCGCGCTCTACTGCTTCAGCACCCGCGCGGGGGCCTACTGGCAGCGTATGGGCTTTGTGGGCGTGCCCATCGCCGAGCTGGCCATCGCCCTGGCCGATGTGCCCCAGGTGCGGCGCTTCCAGGCGATTGGCAAGCTGCAGCAAGAGACGGCGTGGCGGCTCGATCTGTGA
- a CDS encoding PIG-L family deacetylase, whose translation MAQTPLRILCIYAHPDDFEFMVGGSVARWADEGAEVTYCVITDGAAGSNTPGEDLRQLVKTREAEERAAAAILGVKDVIFLGYADGMLEPSLQLRRELTKIIRQLRPDRVVCGDPAAIFYGDGYINHPDHRAAGEAALYAVFPSAVSRPIFPELLAEGYEPHQVRDVYISGALQPNAYLDITSTIDRKAEAVQAHRSQVGPEVAEWVRQGAQETGKAAEMAYAESFRVMTLVREQAAE comes from the coding sequence ATGGCACAGACACCACTGCGCATTCTCTGCATCTACGCCCACCCCGACGACTTCGAGTTCATGGTCGGCGGCAGCGTGGCCCGCTGGGCCGACGAGGGGGCCGAGGTGACCTACTGCGTGATCACCGACGGTGCGGCGGGCAGCAACACCCCTGGCGAGGATCTGCGCCAGCTGGTGAAGACCCGCGAGGCCGAAGAGCGCGCCGCCGCCGCCATCCTGGGCGTGAAGGATGTGATCTTCCTGGGCTACGCCGACGGCATGCTGGAGCCAAGCCTGCAGCTGCGCCGCGAGCTAACCAAGATCATCCGCCAGCTGCGCCCCGACCGCGTGGTCTGCGGCGATCCGGCGGCGATCTTCTACGGCGACGGCTACATCAACCACCCCGACCACCGCGCCGCTGGCGAGGCCGCGCTCTACGCGGTGTTCCCCAGCGCCGTCAGCCGCCCGATCTTCCCCGAGCTGCTAGCCGAGGGCTACGAGCCGCACCAGGTGCGCGATGTCTACATCTCGGGGGCGCTCCAGCCCAACGCCTATCTGGACATCACCAGCACCATCGACCGCAAGGCCGAGGCCGTGCAGGCCCACCGCTCGCAGGTTGGCCCCGAGGTGGCCGAGTGGGTGCGCCAGGGCGCGCAGGAGACCGGCAAGGCCGCCGAGATGGCCTACGCCGAGTCGTTCCGCGTGATGACCCTGGTGCGCGAGCAGGCCGCCGAGTGA
- a CDS encoding UDP-2,3-diacylglucosamine diphosphatase, whose product MGRGCEQRCRAGWPEEQRADPQLCVQRAAGRLAGSAVKIAGLIRRILQLIAIAAIIRWAVMRLRRVLLLPTGDTTEHIRADQVARMRRIVVSDLHMGAGDRADDFIDDDELASFIHNYVEREEPVELILAGDTFEFLQVRLPGIGDYEFSSRAANARLNAILTAHAPAIGALRSFVARPENQLTIMIGNHDFELHYASAKHLLREALGLAENDQRLRFCISYEGCGVYIEHGNQFDSWNTFVHFGGITQPFEIVRGTRVVKDVINPLESDPLDVATLIDNVKPTSAFLWYMLSLPRLRNPDARRYVTRGLLRMFRTVAIPTTYSPHPVLMVREELLGAPGETLHREMAIQQLYELEPDLRAAAAASHGGQEPVLQIRQRVAQGVTKRLTRARGQALDDLQIEAQRNLREEIRAFKTQTQRAMARIASGDEHGHNTLFICGHTHTAEVVALGDKKTYINTGTWTEVVWNIASGLYESRRFPFLEITYPDGSDSPDGRLLVWYGAESEPQEWNDIEGSEGETPITMPTKEDTQ is encoded by the coding sequence CTGGGCCGTGGATGTGAGCAGCGGTGTCGAGCAGGATGGCCAGAAGAGCAGCGAGCTGATCCGCAGCTTTGTGTCCAACGCGCGGCAGGCCGCCTGGCAGGCTCAGCCGTGAAGATCGCTGGCCTCATCCGCCGCATCCTCCAGCTGATCGCGATCGCGGCGATCATACGCTGGGCGGTGATGCGCCTACGCCGCGTGCTGCTGCTGCCTACCGGCGACACCACCGAGCACATCCGAGCCGATCAGGTGGCCAGGATGCGGCGGATCGTGGTGAGCGACCTGCACATGGGCGCTGGCGACCGCGCCGACGACTTTATCGACGACGATGAACTGGCCTCGTTCATTCACAATTATGTCGAGCGCGAAGAGCCGGTCGAGCTTATCCTCGCTGGCGACACCTTCGAGTTCCTGCAGGTGCGGCTGCCAGGCATCGGCGACTACGAGTTTTCGAGCCGGGCCGCCAACGCCCGCCTGAACGCCATCCTGACGGCGCACGCCCCGGCCATCGGCGCGCTGCGCAGCTTTGTGGCCCGCCCGGAAAACCAGCTCACGATCATGATCGGCAACCATGATTTTGAGCTACACTATGCGAGCGCCAAACACCTGCTGCGCGAGGCCCTGGGGCTGGCCGAGAACGACCAGCGCCTGCGCTTCTGCATCAGCTACGAGGGCTGCGGCGTCTATATCGAGCACGGCAACCAGTTCGACAGCTGGAACACCTTCGTGCACTTCGGCGGCATCACCCAGCCGTTCGAGATTGTGCGCGGCACCCGCGTAGTGAAGGATGTGATCAACCCACTGGAGAGCGACCCGCTCGATGTGGCGACCCTGATCGACAACGTCAAGCCGACATCGGCGTTCCTATGGTACATGCTCTCGCTGCCACGTCTGCGCAACCCCGACGCACGCCGGTACGTCACCCGTGGCCTGCTGCGCATGTTTCGCACCGTGGCCATCCCCACCACCTACAGCCCCCACCCGGTGCTGATGGTGCGCGAGGAGCTGCTGGGCGCACCCGGCGAGACCCTGCACCGCGAGATGGCCATCCAGCAGCTGTACGAGCTGGAGCCAGATCTGCGGGCGGCAGCGGCGGCCAGCCACGGCGGGCAGGAGCCGGTGCTGCAGATCCGCCAGCGCGTGGCCCAGGGCGTCACCAAGCGGCTCACCAGAGCGCGCGGCCAGGCCCTAGATGACCTGCAGATCGAGGCCCAGCGCAACCTGCGCGAGGAGATCCGGGCCTTCAAAACCCAGACCCAGCGGGCCATGGCGCGGATCGCATCCGGCGACGAGCATGGCCACAACACGCTGTTTATCTGCGGCCATACCCACACCGCCGAGGTAGTGGCGCTCGGCGACAAAAAGACGTATATTAACACCGGCACATGGACCGAGGTAGTATGGAATATCGCCTCGGGGCTGTACGAGTCGCGGCGGTTCCCATTCCTCGAGATCACCTACCCCGATGGCAGCGACTCACCCGATGGGCGGCTGCTAGTCTGGTACGGTGCCGAGAGCGAGCCGCAAGAGTGGAATGATATCGAGGGTTCTGAGGGGGAGACCCCTATCACCATGCCTACTAAGGAGGACACCCAATGA
- a CDS encoding threonylcarbamoyl-AMP synthase — translation MTISYETQLLAVDPLGPAPERVALAADVLRRGELVAFPTETVYGLGANAFDPEAVARIFAAKRRPTSDPLIVHIHALDQLEAIVRAVPQGALALVRRYWPGPLTLVMPRGQRIPPNVSAGMDSVAVRMPDHPVALALLRAAGLPVAAPSANLFTRPSPTTAAHVMHDLAGRIPMVLDGGPTRIGLESTVVSLLGPRPELLRPGGIPIEDLRAALPDLLYQPRYVAEDHAAAAPGQMLKHYAPDAPVLLYRGPRAAALASMLAEVRARLAQGQRVGALVGDEDAALFREAGALVASLGSCANLAEVGARLFAGLRALESTVDVMVVRSFEQGGLGLAIWDRLLRATEGHVIEVG, via the coding sequence ATGACAATATCCTACGAAACCCAACTGCTGGCGGTCGACCCGCTCGGTCCCGCGCCGGAGCGCGTGGCGCTGGCCGCCGATGTGCTGCGGCGCGGCGAGCTGGTGGCCTTCCCGACCGAGACGGTCTACGGCCTGGGCGCGAACGCCTTCGACCCCGAGGCGGTGGCCCGGATCTTCGCGGCCAAGCGCCGCCCCACATCCGACCCGCTGATCGTGCACATCCACGCGCTCGACCAGCTTGAGGCGATTGTGCGCGCGGTGCCGCAGGGCGCGCTGGCCCTGGTGCGGCGCTACTGGCCCGGCCCGCTGACCCTGGTGATGCCGCGCGGCCAGCGCATCCCGCCCAATGTCTCGGCGGGCATGGACAGCGTGGCGGTGCGCATGCCCGACCACCCCGTGGCGCTGGCGCTGCTGCGGGCCGCTGGGCTGCCGGTGGCCGCGCCCAGCGCCAACCTGTTCACCCGCCCCAGCCCCACCACCGCCGCCCATGTGATGCACGATCTGGCGGGGCGCATCCCTATGGTGCTGGATGGCGGCCCCACGCGGATCGGCCTGGAGTCCACGGTGGTGAGCCTGCTCGGCCCGCGCCCCGAGCTGCTGCGCCCCGGCGGCATCCCGATCGAGGATCTGCGCGCGGCGCTGCCCGACCTGCTCTACCAGCCGCGCTATGTGGCCGAGGACCACGCCGCTGCCGCGCCCGGCCAGATGCTCAAGCACTACGCGCCCGATGCCCCGGTGCTGCTCTACCGTGGCCCGCGCGCGGCGGCCCTGGCGAGCATGCTGGCCGAGGTGCGCGCGCGCCTAGCCCAGGGGCAGCGCGTGGGCGCGCTGGTGGGCGATGAGGATGCCGCGCTGTTTCGCGAGGCGGGCGCGCTGGTGGCCTCGCTCGGCTCGTGCGCGAACCTGGCCGAGGTGGGCGCGCGGCTGTTCGCCGGGCTGCGGGCCTTGGAGAGCACGGTGGATGTGATGGTGGTGCGCTCGTTCGAGCAGGGCGGGCTGGGGCTGGCGATCTGGGATCGGCTGCTGCGCGCCACCGAGGGCCACGTGATCGAGGTGGGCTAG